Proteins encoded together in one Quercus lobata isolate SW786 chromosome 3, ValleyOak3.0 Primary Assembly, whole genome shotgun sequence window:
- the LOC115979436 gene encoding uncharacterized protein LOC115979436 isoform X2 has translation MDIYPNVHTDRGIEREGMGKASLSLRLTILLSLSLSASSFPFFHKPSSPPTSTPKATPSDLLSILGPKSQSSKIKPLVAHELNSCLKFLVPFTPTIPKLRSRKCLTTKKDLGLARIGASDQKREVDELIWWPPEPVLELARLAVDSGGDPAAIQRALDPTVIAVPDVEGSKENRCELTRTPYGRRFISEELNLYLEFLFEAIAARGPTIGLNISLNRYDFFHGHLFLAIDTGRLGILFHAKEYPAYDKEVFPYNMGFCQKGSNVKYDDSMNLRNILWLAPLPSNSTKAWVAPGVLVVLDARPEDDLGDVAVDVNYLDVGDAIPDYQIFIC, from the exons ATGGATATATATCCCAACGTACACACAGACAGAGGGATAGAGAGGGAGGGGATGGGCaaggcctctctctctctgagacTGACCatccttctttctctctctctctcagcttcATCATTTCCATTCTTTCACAAGCCATCTTCGCCTCCAACTTCCACACCCAAAGCCACTCCTTCAGACTTGCTCTCAATCCTTGGACCCAAATCCCAGTCCTCCAAAATCAAACCCCTCGTTGCCCACGAACTCAATTCCTGTCTCAAATTCCTTGTTCCCTTCACTCCTACAATCCCCAAACTACGGTCCAGAAAGTGTTTGACAACTAAAAAAGATTTGGGTTTGGCAAGAATTGGTGCATCAGATCAAAAAAGAGAGGTAGATGAGCTCATTTGGTGGCCCCCAGAGCCGGTTCTCGAGCTTGCTCGCCTTGCTGTTGATTCTGGTGGTGACCCTGCTGCTATTCAACGAGCTCTTGATCCCACCGTGATTGCT GTTCCTGATGTTGAAGGATCAAAAGAGAACCGATGTGAGTTGACCAGAACACCGTATGGGAGACGCTTCATAAGTGAG GAGTTGAATCTGtatcttgaatttttatttgaagCGATTGCTGCCCGGGGTCCTACCATTGGGCTGAACATATCCCTAAACCGCTACGATTTCTTTCATGGCCACCTCTTTCTTGCCATAGACACAGGACGACTTGGTATATT GTTTCATGCCAAAGAATACCCAGCATATGATAAAGAAGTGTTTCCATACAATATGGGTTTTTGTCAAAAAG GTTCTAATGTGAAATATGATGACTCAATGAACTTGCGAAATATTCTATGGCTGGCTCCATTGCCAAGCAATTCCACTAAAGCTTGGGTCGCACCAG GTGTCCTGGTGGTGCTGGATGCCCGCCCAGAAG ATGATCTTGGAGATGTTGCAGTTGATGTGAACTACTTGGATGTAGGAGATgcaattccagattatcaaattttcatttgcTGA
- the LOC115979436 gene encoding uncharacterized protein LOC115979436 isoform X1: protein MDIYPNVHTDRGIEREGMGKASLSLRLTILLSLSLSASSFPFFHKPSSPPTSTPKATPSDLLSILGPKSQSSKIKPLVAHELNSCLKFLVPFTPTIPKLRSRKCLTTKKDLGLARIGASDQKREVDELIWWPPEPVLELARLAVDSGGDPAAIQRALDPTVIAVPDVEGSKENRCELTRTPYGRRFISEELNLYLEFLFEAIAARGPTIGLNISLNRYDFFHGHLFLAIDTGRLGILFHAKEYPAYDKEVFPYNMGFCQKGSNVKYDDSMNLRNILWLAPLPSNSTKAWVAPGVLVVLDARPEGIIYRDLIPEYVNFARTIYEDDLGDVAVDVNYLDVGDAIPDYQIFIC from the exons ATGGATATATATCCCAACGTACACACAGACAGAGGGATAGAGAGGGAGGGGATGGGCaaggcctctctctctctgagacTGACCatccttctttctctctctctctcagcttcATCATTTCCATTCTTTCACAAGCCATCTTCGCCTCCAACTTCCACACCCAAAGCCACTCCTTCAGACTTGCTCTCAATCCTTGGACCCAAATCCCAGTCCTCCAAAATCAAACCCCTCGTTGCCCACGAACTCAATTCCTGTCTCAAATTCCTTGTTCCCTTCACTCCTACAATCCCCAAACTACGGTCCAGAAAGTGTTTGACAACTAAAAAAGATTTGGGTTTGGCAAGAATTGGTGCATCAGATCAAAAAAGAGAGGTAGATGAGCTCATTTGGTGGCCCCCAGAGCCGGTTCTCGAGCTTGCTCGCCTTGCTGTTGATTCTGGTGGTGACCCTGCTGCTATTCAACGAGCTCTTGATCCCACCGTGATTGCT GTTCCTGATGTTGAAGGATCAAAAGAGAACCGATGTGAGTTGACCAGAACACCGTATGGGAGACGCTTCATAAGTGAG GAGTTGAATCTGtatcttgaatttttatttgaagCGATTGCTGCCCGGGGTCCTACCATTGGGCTGAACATATCCCTAAACCGCTACGATTTCTTTCATGGCCACCTCTTTCTTGCCATAGACACAGGACGACTTGGTATATT GTTTCATGCCAAAGAATACCCAGCATATGATAAAGAAGTGTTTCCATACAATATGGGTTTTTGTCAAAAAG GTTCTAATGTGAAATATGATGACTCAATGAACTTGCGAAATATTCTATGGCTGGCTCCATTGCCAAGCAATTCCACTAAAGCTTGGGTCGCACCAG GTGTCCTGGTGGTGCTGGATGCCCGCCCAGAAGGTATCATATATAGAGATCTCATTCCTGAATATGTAAATTTTGCAAGGACCATATATGAAG ATGATCTTGGAGATGTTGCAGTTGATGTGAACTACTTGGATGTAGGAGATgcaattccagattatcaaattttcatttgcTGA